A segment of the Fusarium oxysporum f. sp. lycopersici 4287 chromosome 4, whole genome shotgun sequence genome:
GCTGCTGCCTATCTTCCCAGTCATGTTGGCTGGCACTGTCGCAACTGTCATCTTGGACACACAGAGCCATATTAACCCTCTTCCGATCATCTTCGCTGGCCTGACATGTCAAGGCCTGGGCTTCTGTGTCTCCATGATGATGTACGCTCACATGATCGGTCGACTCATGCAATCCGGTCTTCCCAATCGAGAACACCGAACTGGACTCTTCATGAATGTCGGCCCGCCAGCCTTTACAGCCTTGGCCCTTATCGGAATGGCCAATGCACTCCCCAAGACCATCTCTGGAGCTGACAACCTTGCTCTCAACGTCGACACCGTCCGCACAGTAGCTCTCCTCTGTGCAGTATTTCTCTGGGCGCTGAGCATGTGGTGGTTCCTTATCGCTGTCGTCGCAGTCGTCTCATCCCCACCAAAATTCTTCCATCTTGGCTGGTGGCCAATGGTCTTCCCCAACACCGGCTTCACGCTTGCTACTGTCTCCATTGGCAACGAGTTCAAGTGCGAAGGCATTCTCTGGGCTGCGAGCGGCATGACTATTATCCTTGTCATCACATTTCTAATTGTCTTCTCATTTAACGTGAGAGCTGTTTTTGTACGCGATATCATGTATCCCGGAAAGGACGAGGATGCAGATGATCACTAGACATTATCTAGAGCTGGGAGTAATGGTTTGGTTTGCTTTGTACTATTAGAGATACCACGGGATACAGGCTTAGACAAAAGGACACAAAAGGGATCCAGAGTAACAGCGCTCGTAGATAGGATCCCACCGGAATTAGAATAATCATCGTCAATTATCATTCTTAACATGTCATTCAACTTGGTGTGAACAATTCGGTTCCCACCGGGCTAGAAGGTTCGATGTCAAAATCGTACATCGACAGCAGGGAACAAGGATTGGGCAAGCAAGGAATTTTCCTTTATCGGACGAGATTTTCACGATCCTTGGATCGTAATCGCAGGGATTTGCACGGTCTTACGCTTCTGTGAAACAGGGCCGATGAGCTCCCGTTTTTTCTAAATGCGTCGATCCGATTCTCGGCGAGACTCGCTTCGGCAAAAGTGTCATTTTCGCCGATATTCCTTCGATGCTGTCAATAGCAACCTAGGTTCGATTGATCGATGTCGAATATCATTAACTTTATAGATACATACCCAGCAACTCAGGCGATTTCTATACATCAGCACCGGTTCGCGATGACAGTCAaatctctttcttcttcttcgtcgacTAAGTTAGCTAAGCACAGGGCTTCTTCCGGCCTGCTAACGGATATCAGCGATATCGCATCAACGGCTTAGGGAGTGACTCAATACAGAAGCTGACTCGTTCGGTCGATAAGTAATCGCATGATGAACAGGTATCTAAGCACGCGATTTAGCCATCGGTGGGCAGGGAATAACAAAATGAAGCCCGGGGCTTTACGTTTTACAATTCCAGTTATAGTAGCTGTCTCATAGAACTAGAAGATGGCGTTGTCACACCCCAGTTGCTCATGTCCCATTCGTCATGGTTTGGAAATTCAAAAGCAACCAGAATCATGCAGTTTCTCGTAGCATGTAACAAGTAGATCTCCGAATCACATCCAAAGCAAAAGATGAACGGAGCAGAATACTGTCTTCATAGTCGGCTACTTTATAGCAGCCCTTAAAAGAGTCACTCATCGAGTACTACTCCTAATATCTCATCAGCATCgatataaattaagtatCATCCATTTTACAGACGACCTTCTCGTATTAGGCTACTTATGGCAAATAGGGATCGGGGAAGATTCTTCCATTCCGTTCAAATGTCCTGGCTATCTTACCCTGACTGATCATGGGTCATTACAAAGATGCCGAATCACATGCAAGGACATTGCATGTCTAGAGTGATGGGAATATTTTAACCTAAAAAGACTAAGCTCTGCgtggtgatataagctctcagtcACAAGTCTGAACTGCATATAACACATCTAGCTCACAACTTCGACATTACACCACAATGCCTGACCAATTGCTACAGGAAAAAACATGCAGCCCGCGCGTTACATGGCTCAAGTGTTATTCGCAGATGGCTTGCCAGTCAGGAGCCATTACTAGTAATATAACATATGTAGAGCATAAGCCTGAGAAAGTTAGTATTGTTGCCCCAGCCATGAAACGTTGACTTTGGCACGCCAATTCATCCGCGAGACTCTTGTCTTTGAGGCCCGTGGTCCTTTGGTAGAATGGTAAGATTTCCCGCTTTTTATAGAAAATTAATTCTTCTGAACCCTCTTGGGGGTAAATAAGTTGGGCTTTTAGAATGTACATTACTCACCTTTACGTGTTCTATACACTACAGAAGGCCTAGCTAGTTCAATATACTTGCGTGAGCTAATAAGTCGTAGTAACTTTATCTCAAAGCGTGTTATTAGCTTGTATGTTCTTAGGGCTGATGCCTTTCCTCTTAGATAATTCTCCCACTCCCCTGGACTGAGAACAGACTGCGAAAGTCCGGCGAACTGAAGATGAGTCACTCGGCGATAGAGAACTTCAGGAAGCATATTGCGCCAAGAAGGATCAATCTGATTGGAGATTGGTAGGAGTCCGGGTGTATGCTTTCAGGTAAAATGGGCTTTAAATGAATTACAGAGTCTGAAAATAAAGAGCCCAAGGTCGCTTTGCCTAATTAGGTATGCATTTCGACGACTACCTCTTCAATGACTCCATTTTTAGTATAAGCCAACCACTCGTCACATTTGTTGAAAGGCTGGTCTTGCTGACTTTGCATTTTCTGATACGTTATTGGATGTTGAGATTACAGCACGCGTAAGCACGGGGCATTTGAGCCACCGACTCTTCGGATACGGCATCTATATAATTGACCGTACGGACTAGGACTAGGTGATTCACCTCGTGGTAATATAAACCATCCTTAATAAAGACCTTTGCAATAAAATAACTAACTCCGACATCAATCTTTATAACAATCCTTAAGCCCATTTCATTCTTCACCATGAGCCAGGCTCAACAGCCGTCAGACCCGACTTTCCGAGCGTACAGCGCCCAGCAAGGCGAAACATATGCTGAACATCGTCGGAACTATAATCCCAAGCTATACGATGCAATAATTAGCTTTCATAAAGAGGGGTCTGGCCAGTTTGATGCCCTCATCGATGTTGGCTGCGGACCAGGAACAGCAACTCGCAGCCTTGCCCCTCACTTCAAGACTGCCTATGGACTTGACCCCTCGGAGGGAATGATTAGCACTGCGCGATCTATCACCACGCTCGAAAATGTTAAGTTCGAGATCTCCTCAGCTGAGTCTCTGGGATCTGAACTTGCCAACCCCATTCCTGATGGCAGCGTCGACGTGATCACTGGAGCCACTTGTGCCCATTGGTTTGACATGCCGCGATTTTGGGAGCAAGCTGCCAAGACACTCAGACCTGGAGGCACAGTGGCTCTGTGGACAGCTGCTAGTGTCCGAGTCGATCCGTCGATGCCCGCTCATGAAGCCGTACAGGAAGTTATCGACGATCTTGATAACTTGGTTCAGGACTATATGCTGCCCGGTAACCTTATGGTCCGTGATCTATACTGTGGCCTACCGTTGCCTTGGACTATTGATCCACCTATTTCGACGTTTGATCAAAACTCATTCGTGCGCAAAGAATGGTGTACCGGACCAGATTCTGAGACAATGTTCTTTGAGCATTCGCCGCCAGTTAATTTGGATATGGTGGAGATGGTTCTTGGAACCGCTAGTCCTGTTACCAGATGGAGGGAGGCTCATCCCGAAGCTGTCGGAACGGAGAATGACGTTGTTCGTCAGATCAGAAGAAGGATTGAGAAGATCCTCGGAGACGCAGGCGTGGAGAAAGGCAAGGAGATGCTTACGGGTGACATGACTGGTGTCTTGCTGCTTGTTAGGAAGAGGAGCGACTAGGTGTCTTACAAGACAAGGACTGACTATTGAAAGAGCTGCTTTGATAGAAATTACAACCAGTTGTCTTAGTTCTCGAGCTGACATTCTTGTTCGCGGAATTTTCGTGACTTATTATATCCTCCGCCCTGTTACTCATCGTACGCATCACGGGGATCATGCTCCTTCCAGAACCGATCGTAATCATCCCAACTCTGAGAAGGGAATGCCAATGGAACAGTGATCGGACCAAATGGAatacccttcttctcaaactcatccaagCGGGCCTTAGTCCTCTCCTTCGTCTTGTTGACGCTATAAATAGAGATCCTATGGCATGAGCTAGTAACGTGAAGACCCCAGTTCCAAGCTGTTCGAACATCAGGCGGCTGAGTGTTGAGAGAGTTATCCCAGCAGCGACAAACAATCTCAACCCAGCCTTCGACATCACATGGCAGCTCAAACTCCCAGGTACGCCAAGTCCATTTACGCTTCTTGGAGAGTTTGTCGAATGGGACGGTATACCAGTTGAAGCCACCATCGTTGGAGAGTTCAACTCGCTCGGGCCAACGTCCGCCACCAGAGTAAGCCCAGCCCTTGCAACGAATTTTGCCGTTATGGATGACAGCTTGCTTTGTCCAGGGTGACATGATGGCAGAGCTGACAGGCATCTCCTGGATCTGAATACCATCTGTCATTCTGAAATTGTGCTTGCCGACTTGCTGGGGGAAGTAGAGATATTCTTGGCTTTGAACAGGAGCTCTTGAAGGCTCTTTGATAGCCTTGATGCGGTATAGCCACTTGACGCTTCGAGCGCCGATGTAACCAAACACCACGATTCGAAGAGGATATCCGTGGATCTTAGGAAGTTCTTCACCGTTCATCTCCCAGGCTAACATGACTTCATttgccttgaccttggacCAAGGAACACTGACGAGATAATTCATCGTCTTATCATCCTTGAAGTAGGTATCAGCACCGTAGAACTCCAAGTGCTTAGCGCCATCGATCAAGCCACCACAAGCCTTGATAACCTTCTTGAGACTGATACCAACGTAGTTTGCAGTACCGATTGCTCCTTCGGCCCAAGGTGCCTGGGGAACTTCGTCACCCTGGCCCGGGTATTTGAGAATTTGCTCAATACGACGAGTTCCAGAGCACTGGATTGTAACGTTCTTGGTCATACGAGGGAACTTTGACTCGTCCATGAGGTCATCTAGGGTGAAGGACTTGGGGTTTGCAACGAGACCATCCATGAGGAAGCTGAAGTcttctttgttgatgatagGAATTCCGCCGTGGTTTCGCACAAAGTGAAGGGAGTTGGGAGTGAATTCCTTGTCAGTGACTAAGCGCTTGGGCGGCTCGCCGTTGTAAGGGAATTGCAAAAGGTGCAGCATATCAGGGTGCTTCTCTTTGAGAACAGTAGCCCATGAATCATCAGGAACGCTGGTGAGTTCACCTCCAATGGCATGATGCCACATCTTCCAGTGCGTGCCTGGGAGAACAGGGTTGGTTCCCGGAATAGGACCAAATTGGAACTCAGGGTTAGGAGGGAATGTCTGTGACGTCAAGATCTTGTGCGCAGCAGCCTTTTTGTCAGGGTAATTCTCCCACTCAACGAAGCTTCGCGGGTCAGCTTGGTATGATACACTTGAGAAGAGTCTTACCCAACCCAACCCTTGCGTTCACGAGTGAAGAGCTTCTCACGATCACCGACCGACTTGATAGCTTCTTCATCTATAGTAAGATCCCCAAAGACCTGAGGATCAAGAACCTTGGTCTTTGGTCCGGTTTGGTCCAGTATAGGGAGGACCGCGCCGGAGAGACCTTGCTCGATCTTCCATTCATCAGGACGATTGGAAGTCTTCATGATTGAAAAGTAATAGTGAAATTAGTTTTTTGGTGTGATTGAGCAAAAGAGGGGGAAGACGGCGGGCTATGGGTTTAAGTTAACCTACGTTATGCGAGGGCAGAGAGTTCAACATGCGGGCGTCGCATAAGGTTCTAACCCTACGATCTGCTCAAAACGATCTAGATCGAGTAAGACTACCAGACCAATGACGAAGCAGACAGTAGTATACCTAAAAGCAGCCACGACTTCAGATCATTGGCTCGATAAGCTGCACCCTGCAGGTCAGGCATTGAGTTTAAGCCATAGGACCGATTTACCGTCGATGCCCTGAGCGGTGACACTGCTTTCTAACGGTGTTGTGGTGAATGGTTGGTGATTACGCTGTGAAAGTGGGGTTGTTATCAAGAGCTGACAGAGTTGGGATGCATCAGATTTCACCATGACAAAGTGGCTGCTGTACGAGTGCGGGGTCAACTCAATTCAATGGCTTCCGAGCTTTCCGTGCAAGATTGGGGATGGGAGTGATGGAGG
Coding sequences within it:
- a CDS encoding sulfite oxidase produces the protein MKTSNRPDEWKIEQGLSGAVLPILDQTGPKTKVLDPQVFGDLTIDEEAIKSVGDREKLFTRERKGWVGFVEWENYPDKKAAAHKILTSQTFPPNPEFQFGPIPGTNPVLPGTHWKMWHHAIGGELTSVPDDSWATVLKEKHPDMLHLLQFPYNGEPPKRLVTDKEFTPNSLHFVRNHGGIPIINKEDFSFLMDGLVANPKSFTLDDLMDESKFPRMTKNVTIQCSGTRRIEQILKYPGQGDEVPQAPWAEGAIGTANYVGISLKKVIKACGGLIDGAKHLEFYGADTYFKDDKTMNYLVSVPWSKVKANEVMLAWEMNGEELPKIHGYPLRIVVFGYIGARSVKWLYRIKAIKEPSRAPVQSQEYLYFPQQVGKHNFRMTDGIQIQEMPVSSAIMSPWTKQAVIHNGKIRCKGWAYSGGGRWPERVELSNDGGFNWYTVPFDKLSKKRKWTWRTWEFELPCDVEGWVEIVCRCWDNSLNTQPPDVRTAWNWGLHVTSSCHRISIYSVNKTKERTKARLDEFEKKGIPFGPITVPLAFPSQSWDDYDRFWKEHDPRDAYDE